One stretch of Podospora bellae-mahoneyi strain CBS 112042 chromosome 2, whole genome shotgun sequence DNA includes these proteins:
- a CDS encoding hypothetical protein (COG:S; EggNog:ENOG503P21A) — MRCPLLLVPALSASTWAAPAFPKFTAALAPNVQAISDYFNILATKVQENRAAGSAPICDLSKLSLPIEAEPLGQPTPGLYLKHVAIGRGTQNYTCDLSNSTAVPQAFGALATLYNASCVTSAFPDVSAMLTRASLHFDVADNDALQRLAPADLPVSGIHYFTDGTTPFFGLDTPQWHLGEGTFGKNASTAAPLTAAKGKKGEAAVPWLRLAAKGTNTGGLQEVYRLETVGGSAPATCKGMPASFEIQYSTQYWFYASS, encoded by the exons ATGCGCTGCCCACTTCTCCTAGTCCCTGCGCTCAGCGCTTCTACCTGGGCAGCTCCCGCTTTCCCCAAATTCACCGCCGCTCTTGCTCCCAATGTCCAGGCCATCTCAGATTACTTCAACATCCTGGCGACCAAGGTCCAAGAAAACCGGGCAGCAGGGTCGGCACCTATCTGCGACCTTTCAAAGCTTTCTCTTCCAATCG AAGCTGAACCCCTTGGTCAACCAACACCTGGTCTCTACCTCAAGCATGTCGCGATTGGCCGCGGAACACAAAACTACACATGCGATCTCAGCAACTCCACTGCCGTGCCACAAGCATTCGGCGCCCTTGCCACCCTTTACAACGCCTCATGTGTCACATCAGCCTTTCCTGACGTGAGCGCCATGCTTACCCGCGCGTCACTGCACTTTGATGTTGCCGACAATGACGCTCTTCAAAGACTCGCCCCCGCGGATCTCCCCGTAAGCGGCATCCACTACTTTACCGACGGCACCACCCCTTTCTTCGGCCTTGATACCCCCCAATGGCACCTGGGCGAGGGCACCTTCGGCAAGAACGCCAGCACTGCCGCGCCGCTGACTGccgccaagggcaagaagggaGAGGCTGCTGTTCCATGGCTCAGACTGGCAGCCAAGGGTACCAACACTGGTGGTCTTCAAGAGGTCTATCGTCTTGAGACTGTCGGTGGCAGCGCTCCTGCAACTTGCAAGGGGATGCCAGCGTCGTTTGAGATTCAATATTCCACACA ATACTGGTTCTACGCCTCTTCATAA
- a CDS encoding hypothetical protein (BUSCO:EOG09261OXD; EggNog:ENOG503NUC2; COG:K) — MAEDTPSEAPGAVAAAAPATTTTITSTNESVNKFQNAISQWRSLDFTSLVSTLDNTASEIVAYQRDSTVQRKDLASKTKEFRKLDDASKLSEVKGLLKAYQTFIDLLTNHSKSVNSAFLHAYTSLSEAPDPYPLLEASVDSMLVSEDTLPKLSQENEHLQKTVSSLNTQLEETETRLQTERDLRKGLEENLETKVKEVEASWTAVLEEKQDNWAAKEKALEDKVENQDRLLNEIKASYEVNQRLGKGDGEEGQGGHVTSAELEMVHSDLERTSARLAEVEARNEQMRLELAQAKSQVPTQAAISLEDDPGYMRMRSENSSLIRKLEAARVDKEGLKRGLDTKLRALEREVGLLKEERDSLKVKVQKWSDYDEVKQELEVLKSIEFATGDDDEVRDMSTDQSGGQGKDTLEQLLLARNKKLGDELTILRVSHQDLQSRLQNLQEELSRTNAELEKSQNLNEKLENELSTIQAEAPNAFPSGASVAGTYVSRYAPSMAPGRRPGGGNGRTSPTSSIISGFNPGGGGFEDRPTGGSSGGGILPMITAQRDRFKKRNAQLEQELNETHKTVSQLRQEIAALQRDNLNLYEKTRYVSTYNRAGPAVGALTSSSSAYSNPNPSSVSIGGGGGGAQSPGIALDRYRKAYESNISPFAAFRGRESARAYRGLSFPERVVYSVTRMVLATRASRNLFAVYCVVLHMMVFYSLFWMGTGDVDRRVVAAAAVEVARNLGGAAEDVGDGGGGGSGGGTGSLSEQGFQT; from the exons ATGGCAGAAGACACCCCATCAGAAGCTCCCGGCGCGGTGGCAGCCGCCGCGCCGgcgaccacgacgacgatAACGTCAACCAATGAATCAGTCAACAAGTTCCAAAACGCCATCTCGCAATGGAGAA GTCTCGATTTCACGAGCCTTGTCTCGACCCTCGACAACACAGCCTCCGAAATCGTTGCCTACCAGCGGGACTCGACAGTGCAGAGAAAAGACCTTGCGTCAAAGACCAAAGAATTCCGAAAGCTGGATGATGCGAGCAAGCTTTCTGAAGTAAAGGGTTTGCTAAAGG CCTACCAGACGTTCATTGATCTTCTAACCAACCATTCGAAATCTGTCAACTCGGCCTTTTTGCACGCCTATACCTCCCTATCCGAAGCTCCCGATCCGTATCCATTGCTCGAGGCCTCGGTCGATTCTATGCTGGTGTCTGAAGACACCTTACCAAAGCTTAGTCAGGAGAACGAACACCTTCAGAAAACAGTGTCAAGCTTGAATACCCAGCTCGAAGAGACCGAAACGAGATTGCAAACAGAGCGCGACttgaggaaggggttggaagAGAACTTGGAGACCAAGGTCAAAGAGGTTGAGGCATCCTGGACTgcggtgctggaggagaagcaggacAACTGGgctgccaaggagaaggcgttAGAGGACAAGGTCGAGAACCAGGATCGTCTTTTGAACGAGATCAAGGCCAGCTATGAAGTCAACCAGCGGTTGGGCAAGGgcgatggagaggagggtcaAGGGGGCCATGTCACGAGCGcagagctggagatggtgcACTCGGATTTGGAGCGCACCAGCGCACGGCTTGCCGAGGTTGAGGCTCGCAACGAGCAGATGAGGCTGGAGCTGGCTCAAGCCAAGTCACAGGTTCCTACACAAGCTGCAATTTCATTGGAAGACGACCCCGGGTATATGAGGATGAGATCAGAGAATTCATCACTTATTCGAAAGCTGGAGGCGGCGCGCGTGGATAAGGAAGGGCTCAAGCGAGGTCTCGATACTAAACTGCGCGCTTTGGAGCGTGAAGTTGGCTTACTCAAAGAAGAGCGGGACAGTTTGAAGGTCAAGGTGCAAAAATGGAGTGATTATGACGAAGTAAAGCAAGAGCTGGAAGTGCTGAAGAGCATCGAGTTTGCCActggcgatgatgacgaagTACGAGACATGTCCACAGACCAGAGCGGCGGACAAGGCAAAGACACCCTTGAGCAGCTCCTTCTTGCGCGCAACAAGAAGCTGGGCGACGAACTCACCATTCTCCGAGTGTCACACCAAGACCTTCAATCCAggctccaaaacctccaagAAGAGCTCTCCCGGACCAatgctgagctggagaagtCCCAGAACCTCAACGAAAAGCTCGAAAACGAGCTCTCGACCATCCAAGCCGAGGCACCCAACGCGTTTCCTTCAGGCGCCTCCGTAGCAGGGACCTACGTCAGCCGTTACGCACCTTCAATGGCGCCAGGCCGAAGACCAGGCGGAGGCAATGGGcgcacctcccccacctcctccatcatcagcgGGTTCAACCCCGGCGGAGGCGGCTTTGAAGACAGACCCACgggcggcagcagcggtggtggcatcCTACCCATGATCACGGCCCAGCGTGACCGCTTCAAGAAGCGCAACGCTCAGCTCGAGCAAGAACTAAACGAAACCCACAAGACGGTCTCGCAGCTCCGTCAGGAAATCGCCGCTCTGCAACGCGACAATTTGAATCTCTATGAGAAAACCCGCTACGTATCTACTTACAACCGTGCCGGGCCAGCGGTGGGGGCTTTgacgtcgtcgtcatcggccTATTCCAACCCGAACCCAAGTTCGGTGTCTatcggtggaggaggagggggcgcaCAAAGCCCGGGGATAGCGCTGGACCGGTACCGCAAGGCGTACGAGTCTAATATCTCTCCGTTTGCGGCGTttagggggagggagtcggCGAGGGCGTATAGGGGGTTGAGTTTCCCCGAGAGGGTGGTGTATTCGGTCACGAGGATGGTGCTGGCCACGAGGGCGAGCAGGAATTTGTTTGCGGTTTATTGTGTTGTTTTGCATATGATGGTGTTTTATAGCTTGTTTTGGATGGGGACGGGGGATGTGGATAGGCGGGTtgttgcggcggcggcggtggaggttgcgAGGAATTTGGGGGGTGCGGCGGaggatgttggggatggaggaggaggggggagtggaggggggacggggagtTTGTCGGAACAGGGGTTTCAGacctga